A DNA window from Purpureocillium takamizusanense chromosome 9, complete sequence contains the following coding sequences:
- the RAD50 gene encoding DNA repair protein rad50 (EggNog:ENOG503NU28~BUSCO:EOG092606WZ~COG:L), with protein MSRIDKLSISGVRSFSPAVREAIQFNTPLTLIVGYNGSGKTTIIECLKYATTGELPPNSKGGAFIHDPKLCGEKEVMAQVKLQFRSINDRQHVATRSMQLTVKKTTRSQKTLDCSLVVVNNGERTTTSTRQAQLDEMIPERLGVSPAILDAVIFCHQDESLWPLSEPAALKKRFDEIFEALKYTKAIDNLKVLRKKQMEQLGKLQNDEAHNKVNKDRGERAEKRMTGLQAEIEEARDKCETLSSEMQDTQDKIKQKHEQANSFLQIVQNLSNKREQLEYRQDAVNELKQTFDELREDDASLEDSLAQYEESMQRQRDEEQQNRTQYNDLQRELAESRKSLSTKLSEQGKHQSDKDKYERQLKARVDMVQDAAQTHGLRGYDGDLTEQDVKSFNDKIQKLLADRKRDLERLQKENAAELDKATGQITDLEGRKAARLQDRVSAKQRMSAIDKRTLILQKEASLINVDEGAKAILDGQLEEVGTKLQRAQQDFEKANWDKQIGVENDNLWQLEKENEKLGHELVECTRLASERAQLDFRKKEVADRKRKLETLASTWRPKISAVVGDDWEPETLEPKFQSLLAKQNKSLQDARRKRDQAREKQQKVEYRLKTAKEAQDTKSHDATERKQEVLTALRKVRDGAVIEDFSEEVTAVEQQVEDLRNELSLFDALVDYYSKCKRMLETKKRCLLCDRHFDDSQSASLDRLSKKIDKHLDPKGRGEVQTDYKEALASLESLRAVRASYDTYERLSTEVPKVRDEYKAIQAEHDALERLVEELESAVSGEEEKQRDMEELSKTVTSISQTIKDIQESEGQVERIMSQQSAGSVSRSAEEIHEAQAAIAEQMRGLKSRIAKLTSDRQRMKDQMNGLELERSELNNKIGRAAGQLEKKKDLLGQIQSLKDDHSAQREIIQRADGDLEKLEPSITEARSVRDETLRHGRQKEQVIIDERDAIANSVSEIKMLDSDIADYIDRGGPSNLASNQRAIAALEKSISNTEKDITDVTVRTNKLKQDIANGDRKKKNISDNLNYRKHLRTLEVLRKDIAELEDRNAHEDYERLQAEARSLENHSNRLFAERGSVMGTMKTKDEELGRLLQEWEMDYKDAKQKYRESHIRVETTKAAIEDLAQCGAAVDKAVMQFHSLKMAEVNRIAGELWQSTYQGTDIDTILIRSDNESSTGKRNYNYRLCMVKQDTEMDMRGRCSAGQKVLASIIIRLALAESFGVNCGLIALDEPTTNLDRDNIKSLAESLHMIIKARQAQSNFQLIVITHDEDFLRHMRCSDFCDSFFRVKRDERQNSVIVRESITKIF; from the exons ATGTCGAGAATTGATAAGCTCTCCATTTCGGGCGTCCGGTCCTTTAGCCCGGCCGTCCGCGAGGCCATCCAGTTCAACACCCCGCTGACCCTCATTGTCGGCTACAATGGCTCTGGCAAGACGACCATCATTGAATGCCTCAAGTATGCCACCACGggggagctgccgccgaacagcaagggcggcgctTTCATACACGACCCCAAG CTATGTGGTGAAAAGGAAGTCATGGCGCAGGTCAAACTGCAGTTCCGATCGATCAACGACCGCCAGCATGTCGCGACGCGAAGTATGCAGCTCACCGTCAAGAAGACCACGCGCTCCCAAAAGACACTCGACTGCTCCCTCGTAGTCGTCAACAATGGCGAACGCACGACGACCTCCACGAGACAGGCTCAGCTGGACGAGATGATCcccgagcgccttggcgtCTCCCCGGCAATCCTAGACGCCGTAATATTCTGTCACCAAGACGAGTCGCTTTGGCCCCTgagcgagcccgccgccctgaaGAAGCGGTTCGACGAAATCTTTGAGGCTTTGAAATACACCAAGGCCATTGACAACCTCAAGGTGCTTCGCAAGAAGCAAATGGAACAACTGGGCAAGCTGCAaaacgacgaggcgcacaACAAGGTCAACAAAGATCGCGGAGAACGTGCCGAGAAGCGCATGACTGGCCTTCAAGCAGAGATCGAGGAAGCTCGCGACAAATGCGAAACCCTTTCCTCGGAGATGCAGGACACGCAAGACAAGATCAAGCAAAAGCATGAACAAGCAAACAGCTTCCTGCAGATTGTCCAGAACCTCAGCAACAAGAGGGAACAACTCGAGTATCGCCAGGATGCCGTCAACGAACTCAAGCAAACGTTTGACGAGCTTCGCGAGGACGATGCGTCCCTCGAGGACTCATTGGCTCAGTACGAGGAGAGCATGCAACGGCAGAGAGATGAGGAGCAGCAAAACAGGACGCAATACAATGACCTGCAACGAGAGTTGGCTGAGTCCCGCAAGAGCTTGTCGACGAAACTGTCCGAGCAGGGCAAGCATCAATCTGACAAGGACAAATACGAAAGGCAGCTGAAAGCTCGCGTGGACATGGTCCAGGACGCCGCTCAGACCCACGGCCTCAGGGGGTACGACGGAGACTTGACGGAGCAGGACGTCAAATCGTTCAACGACAAGATTCAaaagctcctcgccgacagaAAGCGTGACCTCGAGCGTCTTCAAAAAGAGAACGCGGCAGAGCTCGACAAGGCTACCGGCCAGATCACAGATCTGGAAGGGCGCAAGGCAGCTAGATTACAAGACCGCGTCTCTGCCAAGCAAAGGATGAGCGCCATAGACAAGCGAACGCTAATACTACAGAAAGAGGCCAGCCTAATAAATGTCGACGAAGGGGCCAAGGCAATCCTGGATGGACAACTGGAGGAAGTCGGGACTAAGCTGCAGCGCGCACAACAAGATTTTGAAAAGGCCAACTGGGATAAACAGATTGGTGTCGAGAACGACAACTTGTGGCAACTGGAAAAGGAAAATGAGAAGCTCGGCCACGAACTGGTGGAATGCACCCGTCTTGCCTCAGAAAGGGCCCAGCTCGACTTCAGAAAGAAGGAAGTGGCTGATCGGAAGCGCAAGCTGGAGACTTTGGCGAGTACATGGAGACCGAAAATCTCGGccgttgtcggcgacgactggGAGCCCGAAACCTTGGAGCCCAAGTTCCAGTCGTTGCTTGCAAAGCAAAACAAGAGCCTGCAGGATGCGCGGAGAAAACGTGACCAAGCCCGGGAAAAGCAGCAAAAGGTCGAGTACCGGCTCAAGACGGCAAAGGAGGCTCAGGACACCAAATCCCATGACGCAACCGAACGCAAGCAAGAGGTTCTTACCGCCCTCCGAAAAGTTCGTGACGGAGCGGTCATTGAAGACTTTAGCGAGGAGGTCACTGCAGTGGAGCAGCAAGTCGAAGATCTCAGGAACGAGCTGAGTCTCTTCGACGCACTCGTTGACTACTATAGCAAGTGCAAGCGAATGCTCGAGACCAAGAAGCGATGTCTATTGTGCGATCGGCATTTTGACGACTCGCAAAGTGCAAGCCTCGACCGCTTGAGCAAGAAAATTGACAAGCACCTGGATCCCAAGGGAAGGGGTGAGGTGCAGACGGACTACAAAGAGGCCCTGGCGAGCCTCGAATCGCTGCGTGCGGTTCGGGCTTCATATGACACCTACGAGAGATTGTCCACAGAAGTGCCTAAGGTTCGAGATGAGTACAAAGCGATTCAAGCCGAGCACGACGCATTGGAGCGCCTGGTGGAAGAGCTCGAGTCTGCCGTCTCTGGCGAAGAGGAGAAGCAGAGGGACATGGAAGAGCTGTCCAAGACAGTCACCAGCATCTCACAAACTATCAAGGACATACAGGAATCCGAGGGCCAAGTGGAGCGGATCATGTCTCAGCAGTCGGCTGGCTCCGTGTCCCGAAGCGCTGAGGAAATCCATGAGGCCCAAGCCGCCATCGCAGAGCAGATGAGGGGGCTGAAAAGCCGGATAGCAAAGCTCACAAGCGACAGGCAGCGAATGAAGGACCAGATGaacggcctcgagctggagCGGAGCGAGCTAAACAACAAGATAGGTCGTGCGGCGGGACAgctcgagaagaagaaggatTTGCTGGGACAGATTCAGTCACTCAAGGATGATCATTCGGCTCAGCGAGAGATTATCCAACGAGCAGATGGGGATCTGGAGAAGCTAGAGCCGAGCATCACCGAGGCGCGGTCAGTGCGTGATGAGACCTTGCGGCACGGCCGTCAAAAAGAGCaggtcatcatcgacgagcgAGACGCCATTGCCAACTCTGTCAGCGAGATCAAGATGCTGGACAGCGACATCGCAGACTATATTGACAGAGGCGGTCCGTCAAACCTGGCCTCGAATCAACGGGCCATAGCAGCTCTGGAGAAGTCCATCAGCAACACAGAAAAGGACATTACTGATGTAACGGTGCGGACAAACAAGCTCAAGCAGGACATCGCCAACGGAGaccgcaagaagaagaacatcAGTGACAACCTCAACTACCGCAAGCACCTGCGCACgctcgaggtgctgcgcAAGGACATTGCCGAGCTGGAAGATCGCAACGCGCACGAGGACTATGAGAGGCTGCAGGCTGAAGCGCGATCGTTGGAGAATCACTCGAATCGGTTGTTCGCGGAGCGAGGCTCCGTCATGGGGACCATGAAGACCAAGGACGAGGAACTCGGCAGACTGCTGCAGGAATGGGAAATGGACTACAAGGACGCCAAGCAAAAGTATCGCGAGTCGCACATCCGGGTCGAGACAACCAAGGCGGCGATTGAGGATCTCGCACagtgcggcgccgccgtggacaAGGCCGTGATGCAGTTCCACTCGCTCAAGATGGCCGAGGTGAACCGgatcgcgggcgagctctgGCAGAGCACCTACCAGGGCACCGACATCGACACCATCCTGATCCGGTCCGACAACGAGTCCAGCACAGGCAAGCGCAACTACAACTACCGGCTGTGCATGGTCAAGCAGGACACGGAGATGGACAtgcgcgggcgctgctcggccgggCAGAAGGTGCTGgccagcatcatcatccggctggccctggccgagtCGTTTGGCGTCAACTGcggcctcatcgccctcgacgagcccaCGACGAACCTCGACCGCGACAACATCAAGAGCCTCGCCGAGAGCCTGCACATGATCATCAAGGCGCGCCAGGCGCAGAGCAACTTCcagctcatcgtcatcacgcACGACGAGGACTTTTTGCGGCACATGCGCTGCAGCGACTTTTGCGACAGCTTCTTCCGGGTCAAGCGCGACGAGAGGCAGAATAGCGTCATTGTGCGCGAGAGCATCACCAAGATTTTCTGA
- a CDS encoding uncharacterized protein (COG:S~EggNog:ENOG503P2KH), whose amino-acid sequence MEVDSDNEALGKIACGAPVQEGSWPTLRTEILSRLEKIAHNDFAIPTLPHLPARRRLLSPLPSSPLEQSSSQEANKENEPADGRASDVPDAPAPKSPAPGELPAQIADLLAGIKSHLETFTTYAPHTIQRLAELVTSPRAHYKALASYLHAVDRVVQVTSGTNIFPLPPAVPDMSAMGGATGLSNGEEGSGARDPAATVAWSNPTTAPLGSDEALGGALLTPIPWLTRRSPESSNGDTTPGGGAQIHSEGTETIDGPNGMGSIETVSVSVNGVPSTGHARGVTQGELLRQEQRAGVVPVSQLSRSPGPISSHHDAPGEEGRNKDGDGTAGAAASEVDEEEEEVPHARGPEEIGVGDTGPQAPTTSHMGEDGVEMKGIDVAAALGRRQEDDAVAHPSAADADADADTDVDVDADATDAAEDTDMPSPNADSTGTKREAEQPLDGEPPKKLKESGADDVDDAADLGASESEAAAAATIGQDGAPKAAPDQADAGDGEKMEET is encoded by the exons atggagGTGGACAGCGACAACGAGGCGCTCGGCAAGATTGCGTGCGGCGCTCCGGTCCAAGA AGGATCATGGCCCACGCTCAGAACCGAGATCCTGTCGCGCCTAGAAAAG ATTGCACACAATGACTTCGCCATCCCGACTCTCCCGCatctccccgcccgccgtcgcctcctctccccgctcccgtcgtcgcctcttGAACAATCGTCATCCCAAGAAGCCAACAAGGAGAACGAACCGGCAGACGGTCGGGCCTCCGACGtgcccgacgcgcccgcgcccaaaTCTCCCGCTCCGGGTGAATTGCCCGCCCAGATCGCcgacctgctcgccggcatcAAGTCCCACCTCGAGACCTTTACCACATACGCGCCGCACACcatccagcgcctcgccgagctcgtaACAAGCCCGCGTGCGCATTACAAGGCCCTTGCCTCGTACctccacgccgtcgacagGGTCGTCCAGGTCACGTCTGGCACTAACATCTTCCCGCTGCCTCCCGCTGTGCCCGACATGTctgccatgggcggcgctACGGGGCTCTCcaacggcgaggaaggcagCGGTGCCAGGGATCCCGCTGCCACGGTGGCATGGAGCAACCCGACTACGGCGCCTCTAGGCTCTGATGAAGCCCTCGGTGGCGCTCTCCTGACGCCTATTCCCTGGCTGACGCGGCGCAGCCCCGAGAGCAGCAACGGAGACACGACgcccggaggcggcgcgcagaTTCACAGCGAAGGCACCGAGACCATCGACGGGCCCAACGGCATGGGGAGCATAGAGACCGTCTCCGTAAGCGTAAACGGCGTGCCATCAACCGGGCACGCCAGGGGCGTCACCCAAGGCGAGCTTCTGCGCCAGGAGCAGAGGGCTGGCGTCGTTCCCGTCAGCCAGCTTTCTCGCAGTCCTGGTCCCATTAGCAGCCATCATGATGCCCCCGGCGAAGAGGGCCGCaacaaggacggcgacggcaccgctggggccgctgccagcgaggtggacgaggaggaggaagaggtgccgcacgcgcgcggccCGGAGGAAATTGGCGTGGGCGATACGGGACCCCAGGCGCCGACGACTAGCCATatgggcgaggacggcgtcgagatgaagggcatcgacgtggccgccgcgctgggccgccgccaggaagacgacgccgtggctcatccgagcgccgccgacgccgacgccgacgccgacaccgacgtAGACGTAGACGCAGACGCCACAGACGCCGCGGAGGACACGGACATGCCGAGCCCTAACGCGGACAGCACCGGCACGAAGCGTGAAGCCGAGCAgccgctcgacggcgagccgcctaagaagctcaaggagagcggcgccgacgatgttGACGACGCTGCGGACCTTGGCGCGAGCGagagcgaggcggccgctgccgccactattgggcaggacggcgccCCAAAGGCCGCGCCCGATCAGGCTGATGCTGGGGACGGCGAGAAGATGGAGGAGACGTGA
- a CDS encoding uncharacterized protein (COG:S~EggNog:ENOG503P02B): protein MCFGSFKGGGGDDGELAPRPAQQQSEKKQQQQQQQQQQQQQQQQQSRPGSGRDVKSKQGPGGGEAHGHAAGGAPSGWQQQRAADEYAPPIGPPPGHQTDSYDVPPPGPPPGQHSTAYAPPAGPPPGRHDDDYAPPPGPPPRASDDWAAPPKEPPPTDPAHAKLLEHDWQAAVPDTSLFPDPPPFFSGYDRSHTTNASEEEAAAGEQWCEQYPLARPLVLDEAGRAALQDHNIRLMPPVGFNGSLEWLGKGHWAASTARGSPDRCLIGYPPLYVVEQHDPTRTQRPKTVYYEVKLLGSSRETSVALGFAALPYPSFRMPGWHRGSLAVHGDDGHRFVNDRWGGKDFTGEFRRGDTYGLGMTLRPPAAAGGAAHRPKVEIFLTRNGVRVGGWDLHEETDAEQDLPVTGLEGFHDLSCAVGTFDAVSFEVVLDPAKWVYRDVEL from the coding sequence ATGTGTTTCGGGTCgttcaagggcggcggcggcgatgacggcgagctggcgccgagacccgcgcagcagcaatcTGAGAAgaagcaacagcagcagcagcagcagcagcagcagcagcagcagcaacaacagcagtCACGGCCAGGGAGCGGACGGGACGTCAAGAGCAAGCAGGgccctggtggcggcgaggctcaCGGACacgcggcgggaggggcccCGTCggggtggcagcagcagcgggcggcggacgaaTATGCACCGCCGATAGGGCCGCCTCCGGGACACCAAACAGACAGCTACGACGTTCCCCCTCCGGGCCCACCACCGGGGCAGCACTCGACTGCCTATGCTCCTCCAGCCGGACCGCCCCCGGGACGGCACGACGATGActacgcgccgccgccgggcccgcctcctcgggcgtctGACGActgggccgcgccgcccaaggagccgccaccgacggATCCGGCTCACgccaagctcctcgagcatGACTGGCAGGCGGCCGTCCCGGACACGAGCCTGTTCCCGGACCCGCCTCCGTTCTTCAGCGGCTACGACAGGTCCCACACGACCAACgccagcgaggaggaggccgcggcgggcgagcagtgGTGCGAACAGTATCCCCTGGCGCGACCcctggtcctcgacgaggcggggcgggcggcgctccAGGACCACAACATCCGCCTGATGCCGCCGGTGGGCTTCAACGGCTCGCTCGAGTGGCTCGGCAAGGGCcactgggcggcgtcgacggccaggggcAGCCCGGACCGGTGCCTCATCGGCTACCCGCCGCTCTACGTGGTCGAGCAGCACGACCCGACGCGGACGCAGCGGCCCAAGACGGTCTACTACGAGGTCAAGCTGCTGGGGTCGAGCCGCGAGACGTCGGTGGCCCTGGGGttcgcggcgctgccgtaCCCGTCGTTCCGGATGCCGGGCTGGCACCGGGGCAGCCTGGCGgtgcacggcgacgacgggcaccgGTTCGTCAACGACCGCTGGGGCGGCAAGGACTTTACGGGCGAGTTCCGGCGTGGGGACACGTACGGGCTGGGCATGACGCTGCGGcctccagcggcggcagggggcGCCGCACACCGCCCCAAGGTGGAGATCTTCTTGACGCGCAACggcgtccgcgtcggcgggtGGGACCTCcacgaggagacggacgcgGAGCAGGACCTGCCCGTGACGGGGCTGGAGGGCTTCCACGACCTGAGCTGCGCGGTGGGAACGTTTGACGCGGTGAGCTTTGAGGTGGTGCTGGACCCGGCCAAGTGGGTGTACCGAGACGTAGAGCTGTaa
- a CDS encoding uncharacterized protein (TransMembrane:7 (i21-44o56-75i387-408o420-443i450-476o482-504i511-531o)~COG:P~EggNog:ENOG503NZGD) — translation MGFFLGGLRYREQIYNSTVTQMSACLLSLSVISLVLPTAFHASFNDPALADRQSLKISRGTSVILLLVYGIYLLFQLKSHAYMYESTPQHIVDAEAIPGPAASWLDTSSSESSSDSSSDSDSSGRSRDTMRRKVKKVLRGGRRRKSSVTSIDTIDTNGKRNGSLGNSNASPNEELTSEASSSRPGFSQQISFTDTNAEVAVDDEKPHKRSKKHRLRRHRRKHRKNDEAGDLEPTISEGPENKALDLDDGEPRRVDFAVQGEASVAAAASTEAGADASGPAKRPFPTLRGMSVKNLAPTVFAQKSETTGGLPTVTPSGPVPRVRYGIRRTNSLPDRLHDQYQIRAPGAMLPPRVPLAALAGLTGYVGGAGGAPVKDDDDEHLSRPASVILLLLTTGLVAVCAEFLVGSIEEVTKSSTIGEIFIGLIILPIVGNAAEHVTAITVAMKNKMDLAIGVAVGSSIQIAIFVTPLIIILGWITHHDISLYFTLFETVSLFVSAFMVNFLVLDGRSNYLEGALLCAVYIIIAIVAFFYPDGNQASQWGD, via the exons ATGGGTTTCTTTCTTGGCGGCTTGCGCTACCGGGAACAGATTTACAATAGCACTGTCACACAGATGAGCGCCTGTCTGCTCAGTCTGAGTGTCATCAGTCTCGTGTTGCCC ACAGCTTTTCACGCATCTTTCAACGACCCAGCTCTGGCCGACAGGCAGTCGCTCAAGATTAGCCGTGGTACCAGCGTG ATCCTTCTCCTGGTGTACGGCATATATCTCTTATTCCAGCTCAAGTCCCATGCGTACATGTATGAGTCGACGCCTCAGCATAttgtcgatgccgaggcAATTCcagggcccgccgcctcgtggcTGGATACCTCCAGCTCTGAATCGAGCTCCGATTCAAGCTCCGATTCGGACTCTTCAGGTCGCTCGAGGGACACGATGCGCAGAAAGGTGAAAAAGGTCCTTCGTGGGGGACGCCGGAGAAAGTCTTCTGTCACCTCCATCGATACTATCGACACGAACGGCAAGCGCAACGGCTCCCTTGGAAATTCAAACGCCAGTCCCAACGAGGAACTGACTTCGGAGGCATCTTCCTCTCGTCCGGGATTCTCGCAACAGATCTCGTTTACCGACACGAACGCGGAggttgccgtcgacgacgagaagccgCACAAACGCAGCAAGAAGcatcgccttcgccgccacAGACGCAAACACCGGAAGAACGACGAAGCAGGCGATCTCGAACCAACCATTAGCGAGGGTCCTGAGAACAAAGCTCTGGAtctcgatgatggcgagccGAGGCGCGTCGACTTTGCTGTCCAGGGTGAGGcttccgtcgccgccgccgcttcgacGGAGGCGGGTGCAGATGCATCCGGACCTGCCAAACGACCGTTTCCCACCCTTCGCGGAATGTCCGTCAAGAACCTGGCACCAACAGTCTTTGCGCAAAAGTCGGAGACGACGGGTGGACTCCCGACGGTTACTCCGTCTGGCCCGGTCCCCCGTGTCCGCTACGGCATCAGACGCACAAATTCTCTTCCGGACAGGCTTCACGATCAGTATCAGATCCGAGCCCCTGGCGCAATGTTGCCCCCGCGTGTTCCCCTCGCGGCACTTGCGGGCCTCACGGGTTacgttggcggcgcgggcggcgcaccggtcaaggacgatgacgatgagcatCTTTCTCGACCGGCGTCGGTcatcctgctcctgctgACAACGGGACTGGTGGCAGTCTGCGCTGAATTCCTGGTCGGGTCTATTGAAGAAGTAACCAAGTCGTCGACGATTGGCGAGATCTTCATCGGTCTCATTATCCTGCCCATTGTGGGCAACGCGGCGGAGCACGTTACGGCGATCACGGTTGCTATGAAGAACAAGATGGATCTGGCCATTGGCGTTGCAGTTGGCAGCTCGATTCAGATTGCAATCTTTGTAACgcccctcatcatcatcctggGATGGATCACGCACCACGACATCTCGTTGTATTTTACACTCTTTGAGACGGTCAGCCTGTTTGTGTCGGCATTCATGGTCAACTTTTTGGTATTGGACGGTCGCAGCAACTACCTGGAGGGCGCGTTATTGTGCGCCGTCTACATCATTATCGCCATTGTTGCCTTTTTCTATCCGGACGGCAACCAGGCCAGCCAGTGGGGAGACTAG
- a CDS encoding uncharacterized protein (COG:P~EggNog:ENOG503NZGD~TransMembrane:3 (i166-189o195-218i230-247o)), which translates to MTESSSEPPDIARSRAIPNAHGVPRRSSSGLPHSPPVSEPARHSSQSSDNNHVANTTNRPSTPDHRHGHASTGNLRDDAAPGAGAFGEESNRLENGPASHLSRDIAAVASSKDEVSGADVGAAAPRGGSLSIDNSHQGNNNGNKNTADDGNASKTKRGLVEEVRRTFWMVVTYSWLNVLLVFVPIGIVVANVPGVHGGIVFAMNCIAVIPLAGLLSFATESVASNMGDSLGALLNVTFGNAVELIIFM; encoded by the exons ATGACGGAAAGCTCCTCTGAACCCCCCGACATAGCCCGCTCCCGTGCAATACCCAACGCGCATGGAGTGCCacgccgctcgtcgtccgGACTACCGCATTCGCCGCCCGTGAGTGAGCCAGCGAGGCACAGCTCCCAGAGCAGCGACAACAACCACGTCGCAAACACGACCAATCGCCCCTCGACCCCGgatcatcgccatggccatgccaGCACCGGCAACCTccgcgacgatgctgccccaggcgccggcgcttTCGGTGAGGAATCTAACAGGCTCGAGAATGGTCCCGCCAGTCATCTCTCCCGCGATATCGCGGCTGTCGCATCATCGAAGGATGAGGTGTCGGGGGCTGACGTAGGGGCCGCTGCACCTCGCGGCGGTTCCCTCAGCATCGATAACAGCCATCAaggcaacaacaacggcaacaaaaacacggccgacgacggtaATGCTTCCAAAACGAAGCGTGGCCTTGTTGAAGAAGTTCGTAGGACCTTTTGGATGGTCGTGACGTACAGCTGGCTCAATGTCTtgctcgtcttcgtccccATCGGTATCGTCGTGGCCAACGTCCCAGGCGTCCACGGCGGTATTGTCTTCGCCATGAACTGCATTGCCGTGATACCTCTCGCTGGTCTCCTCAGTTTTGCCACGGAGTCGGTCGCGAGTAACATGGGCGACTCTCTTGGCGCCCTGCTTAATGTGACGTTTGGCAATGCCGTGGAGCTCATCATATT CATGTAA